A part of Corynebacterium afermentans subsp. lipophilum genomic DNA contains:
- a CDS encoding acetylornithine transaminase, giving the protein MSEFSSRWTSALLDTYPAPPVELVSGEGATVTDADGNTYIDMLAGIAVNALGHAHPAVVDAVSAQVARLGHVSNLFGSQPVVEVAEALRARVGDDTARVFFSNSGAEANEAAFKLARLTGRRRILAAERGFHGRTMGSLALTGQPDKRAPFEPMPAGVEFFTYGDTESLEALVQQDPGNTAAIILEPIQGETGVIPAPEGFLTKVREMCDAHGILFITDEVQTGVGRTGDFFAFQHEGVLPDVITMAKGLGGGLPIGATIARGKAAKLFTPGSHGTTFGGNPVACAAANAVLGVVDEAFLAEVRRKGQLLTSTASQIPGVRSVRGRGLMLGVVLDEAVAKLVVKQGLEEGLILNAPGEDVIRLTPPLVITDDEIVEAMQRFARAIDAAKDRS; this is encoded by the coding sequence ATGAGCGAGTTTTCTTCGCGCTGGACTTCCGCGCTACTAGATACCTACCCGGCGCCGCCGGTGGAGCTTGTCTCCGGCGAAGGCGCCACCGTCACTGACGCGGACGGCAACACCTACATCGACATGCTCGCAGGCATCGCCGTCAACGCGCTCGGCCACGCGCATCCGGCGGTAGTGGACGCCGTTAGCGCGCAGGTGGCGCGATTGGGGCACGTGTCCAACCTCTTCGGCTCCCAGCCGGTGGTGGAGGTCGCCGAAGCGCTGCGTGCCCGGGTTGGCGACGACACCGCGCGGGTGTTTTTCTCTAACTCCGGCGCCGAGGCAAACGAGGCCGCCTTCAAACTGGCGCGCCTGACCGGCCGCCGCCGCATCCTTGCCGCGGAGCGCGGCTTCCACGGCCGCACCATGGGCTCGCTCGCGCTGACCGGCCAGCCGGATAAACGCGCCCCGTTCGAGCCGATGCCGGCAGGCGTGGAATTCTTCACCTACGGCGACACCGAGTCGCTGGAAGCACTGGTGCAGCAGGACCCGGGCAACACCGCCGCGATCATCCTGGAGCCCATCCAGGGTGAAACGGGAGTCATCCCCGCGCCGGAGGGCTTTCTCACGAAGGTGCGCGAGATGTGCGACGCCCACGGGATCCTCTTCATCACCGACGAGGTCCAAACTGGCGTCGGCCGCACCGGCGACTTCTTCGCGTTCCAGCACGAAGGCGTCCTCCCCGACGTGATCACCATGGCTAAAGGCTTGGGCGGGGGACTGCCCATCGGCGCAACCATCGCCCGCGGCAAGGCAGCGAAGCTGTTCACCCCGGGCTCGCACGGCACCACCTTCGGCGGCAACCCCGTCGCCTGCGCCGCAGCAAACGCAGTACTAGGGGTCGTCGACGAGGCCTTCCTCGCGGAAGTGCGCCGCAAGGGGCAACTGCTTACCAGCACTGCTTCGCAGATCCCCGGTGTCAGAAGCGTCCGCGGGCGCGGGCTGATGCTCGGGGTGGTGCTGGATGAGGCGGTGGCGAAGCTCGTCGTCAAGCAGGGGCTCGAAGAAGGCCTGATTTTGAACGCACCGGGCGAAGACGTCATCCGCCTGACACCGCCCCTGGTGATTACCGACGATGAGATTGTTGAGGCGATGCAGCGCTTCGCCCGCGCAATCGATGCAGCGAAAGATAGGAGCTAG
- the argF gene encoding ornithine carbamoyltransferase, whose product MVRHFLADDDLTPKEQAEVLALAAELKREPFSRRPLEGPKSVAVLFDKTSTRTRYSFDAGIAQLGGHAIVTESGNSQMGTKESYQDTGAVLSRFVEAIVWRTYAHDNLLEMAETATVPIINALSDDLHPCQILADLQTVVENFCPDEGPAGLKGLKAVYLGDGDNNMANSYLIGFATAGVDITVIAPDGFQPRDEFVARARRRGEETGAAVAVTSDIAAAEGANVVITDTWVSMGMEEDGKDRRTPFLPYQVDAALMSRAAEDAIFLHCLPAYRGSEVAAEVIDGPQSRVFDEAENRLHAQKALLAWLLEHQV is encoded by the coding sequence ATGGTCAGACACTTCCTGGCAGACGACGACCTGACCCCCAAGGAGCAAGCCGAGGTGCTCGCACTTGCCGCGGAGCTGAAGCGCGAACCATTCTCGCGCCGGCCGCTGGAGGGGCCGAAGTCCGTCGCCGTGCTGTTTGACAAGACCTCCACCCGCACCCGCTACTCCTTCGACGCCGGCATCGCGCAGCTCGGCGGGCACGCGATTGTCACCGAAAGCGGCAACTCGCAGATGGGCACGAAAGAGAGTTACCAGGACACCGGCGCGGTGCTGTCGCGGTTTGTCGAGGCGATTGTGTGGCGCACCTACGCCCACGACAACCTGCTGGAAATGGCGGAAACGGCCACCGTGCCGATCATCAACGCCCTGTCCGACGACCTGCACCCGTGCCAGATCCTCGCCGACCTGCAAACGGTGGTCGAAAACTTCTGCCCGGACGAGGGCCCGGCGGGGCTGAAGGGGTTGAAGGCCGTCTACCTGGGAGACGGCGACAACAACATGGCTAACTCCTACCTCATCGGCTTTGCCACTGCCGGCGTGGACATCACCGTCATCGCGCCGGACGGCTTCCAGCCGCGCGACGAGTTCGTTGCGCGCGCACGGCGCCGCGGTGAGGAAACCGGTGCTGCAGTGGCAGTGACCTCCGATATTGCCGCTGCGGAGGGCGCGAATGTGGTCATCACGGACACGTGGGTTTCCATGGGCATGGAGGAGGACGGCAAGGACCGCCGCACCCCGTTTTTGCCGTACCAGGTGGATGCTGCCCTGATGTCGCGCGCGGCCGAGGATGCAATATTCTTGCATTGCCTTCCCGCGTACCGCGGGAGCGAAGTCGCCGCGGAAGTCATCGACGGGCCGCAATCGCGCGTCTTCGATGAAGCTGAAAACCGCCTGCACGCCCAGAAGGCGCTGCTGGCCTGGCTTTTGGAGCACCAAGTATGA
- a CDS encoding arginine repressor, giving the protein MTQPVSRTARQARILELLESTRVSSQVQLSELLLDEGIDITQATLSRDLDELGAKKVRPRAGGRAYYTVGSEADSLETAHSGPREKLRRMIEELVVSVDYSGQIAVVRTPPGAAQYLASYIDRVGLDQVVGSIAGDDTVFVVAREPLTGKELAQQLFGLKESVGE; this is encoded by the coding sequence ATGACCCAACCTGTATCCCGCACCGCGCGGCAGGCGAGAATCCTCGAACTGCTCGAATCAACCCGCGTGTCCTCCCAGGTGCAGCTGTCTGAGCTGTTGCTGGACGAGGGCATCGACATCACCCAAGCCACCCTCTCGCGCGACCTGGACGAGCTCGGCGCGAAGAAGGTCCGTCCCCGTGCGGGCGGCCGCGCCTACTACACCGTGGGTTCGGAGGCGGACTCGCTGGAGACGGCGCACTCCGGCCCGCGCGAAAAGCTGCGCCGCATGATCGAGGAGCTGGTCGTCTCCGTCGACTACTCCGGGCAGATCGCCGTGGTGCGCACGCCTCCCGGGGCGGCCCAGTACCTGGCCAGCTACATCGACCGCGTGGGGCTCGACCAAGTGGTCGGCTCCATCGCAGGCGACGACACGGTCTTCGTGGTCGCCCGCGAGCCGCTCACTGGCAAAGAGCTGGCGCAGCAGCTGTTCGGGCTGAAGGAAAGCGTCGGCGAGTAG
- a CDS encoding argininosuccinate synthase, translating into MTNRVVLAYSGGLDTSVAIPYLGEMTDGEVIAVSLDLGQGGEDMESVRQRALDCGAVESIVVDAKDEFAEEYCLPTIKANGMYQGEYPLVSAISRPLIVKHLVEAGHKYGGTHVAHGCTGKGNDQVRFEVGFLNQDPDLEIIAPARDYAWTRDKAIEYAEGKDLPIEQSAASPFSIDQNVWGRAVETGFLEDLWNPPTKDLYAYTEDPALGNAPDEVIISFEAGKPVAIDGRKVTVLEAIEEMNRRAGAQGIGRLDMVEDRLVGIKSREVYEAPGAVALITAHKALEDVTVERELARYKRLIDARWSEEVYDGLWFGPLKRSLDAFIESTQEHVTGDIRMVLHAGTCTVNGRRSNHSLYDFNLATYDTGDSFDQTLAKGFVRLHGLSSQIANKRDRAAGADQEK; encoded by the coding sequence ATGACTAACCGCGTTGTGCTCGCGTACTCGGGCGGCCTGGACACGTCCGTAGCAATCCCGTACCTGGGTGAGATGACGGACGGCGAGGTCATCGCCGTCTCCCTGGACCTGGGGCAGGGCGGCGAGGACATGGAGTCCGTGCGCCAGCGCGCGCTGGACTGCGGCGCCGTGGAGTCCATCGTGGTGGACGCCAAGGACGAGTTCGCTGAGGAATACTGCCTGCCCACCATTAAGGCCAACGGCATGTACCAGGGCGAATACCCGCTGGTCTCCGCCATTTCCCGCCCGCTGATTGTCAAGCACTTGGTGGAGGCCGGCCACAAGTACGGTGGCACTCACGTCGCCCACGGCTGCACCGGCAAGGGTAACGACCAGGTCCGTTTCGAGGTCGGCTTCCTCAACCAGGACCCGGACTTGGAGATCATCGCCCCGGCCCGCGACTACGCCTGGACCCGCGACAAGGCCATCGAGTACGCCGAGGGCAAGGACCTGCCCATCGAGCAGTCCGCCGCGTCTCCGTTCTCCATCGACCAGAACGTCTGGGGCCGTGCAGTCGAGACCGGCTTCCTGGAGGACCTGTGGAACCCGCCGACAAAGGACCTCTACGCCTACACCGAGGATCCGGCGCTGGGCAACGCCCCGGACGAGGTGATCATCTCCTTCGAGGCCGGTAAGCCGGTGGCTATCGACGGCCGCAAGGTCACCGTCCTCGAGGCCATCGAAGAGATGAACCGTCGCGCCGGCGCCCAGGGCATCGGCCGCCTGGACATGGTGGAGGACCGCCTGGTGGGCATCAAGTCCCGCGAGGTCTACGAAGCCCCGGGTGCTGTTGCGCTGATCACCGCGCACAAGGCGCTTGAAGACGTCACCGTCGAGCGCGAGCTGGCCCGCTACAAGCGCCTCATCGACGCCCGCTGGTCTGAGGAAGTCTACGACGGCCTCTGGTTCGGCCCGCTGAAGCGTTCCCTGGACGCGTTCATCGAGTCCACCCAGGAGCACGTCACGGGCGACATCCGCATGGTGCTGCACGCCGGCACCTGCACCGTCAACGGCCGCCGCTCCAACCACTCCCTGTACGACTTCAACCTGGCCACCTACGACACCGGCGATTCCTTCGACCAGACCCTGGCCAAGGGCTTTGTGCGCCTGCACGGTCTGTCCTCCCAGATCGCCAACAAGCGCGATCGTGCCGCTGGCGCCGACCAGGAGAAGTAG
- the argH gene encoding argininosuccinate lyase, whose protein sequence is MQQHKTNEGALWGGRFSGGPSEAMFALSVSTHFDWVLAPYDVLASKAHAKVLNKAGLLSDDNLAVMLDGLDQLGRDVADGSFGPLPTDEDVHGAMERGLIDRVGPEIGGRLRAGRSRNDQVAAMFRMWLRDALRGVAQDVNDLIDAIVQQAEAHPDAIMPGKTHFQAAQPILLAHSLLAHAQPLLRDLERIQDADKRLAVSPYGSGALAGSSLHLDPEAIAAELGFDSATDNSLDGTASRDFAAESAYVLAQIAIDVSRFAEEIIAWSTPEFGYVTLHDAWSTGSSIMPQKKNPDVPELARGKAGRLIGNLTGLLSTLKAMPLAYNRDLQEDKEPLVDSVTQLSILLPAFTGLVSTLTFHEDRMRELAPAGFTLATDLAEWMVRQGVPFREAHEASGACVRIAESRGVDLVDLTDEELQSVDKRLLPEVREVLTVDGAVASRDTRGGTARPRVEEQRERVREANNAAREWAKTPVRSQ, encoded by the coding sequence ATGCAGCAGCACAAGACCAATGAGGGCGCACTGTGGGGCGGCCGTTTCTCCGGCGGCCCCTCTGAGGCGATGTTCGCCCTGTCTGTGTCCACCCACTTCGACTGGGTCCTCGCACCGTACGACGTGCTCGCGTCGAAGGCGCACGCGAAGGTGCTCAACAAGGCAGGTTTGCTTAGCGACGACAACCTCGCGGTCATGCTCGACGGTCTCGACCAGCTTGGGCGCGACGTCGCCGACGGCTCGTTCGGCCCGCTGCCCACGGACGAAGATGTGCACGGCGCGATGGAGCGGGGCCTGATCGACCGCGTGGGACCCGAGATCGGCGGCCGCCTACGCGCGGGCCGGTCCCGCAACGACCAGGTTGCGGCGATGTTCCGCATGTGGTTGCGCGACGCACTGCGTGGTGTTGCCCAGGACGTCAACGATCTGATCGACGCGATTGTCCAGCAGGCCGAGGCCCACCCGGACGCGATCATGCCCGGCAAGACGCACTTCCAGGCCGCGCAGCCGATCCTGCTGGCGCACTCGCTCTTAGCGCATGCCCAGCCGCTGCTTCGCGACTTAGAGCGCATCCAGGACGCGGACAAGCGCCTGGCGGTCTCGCCGTACGGCTCGGGTGCGCTGGCGGGTTCCTCGCTGCACCTGGATCCGGAGGCGATTGCCGCAGAGCTCGGCTTCGACTCCGCCACGGACAACTCGCTCGACGGCACCGCCTCGCGCGACTTCGCCGCCGAGTCCGCCTACGTGCTCGCGCAGATCGCCATCGACGTCTCCCGCTTCGCCGAGGAGATCATCGCCTGGTCCACCCCGGAGTTCGGCTACGTCACGCTGCATGACGCGTGGTCCACGGGCTCATCGATCATGCCGCAGAAGAAGAACCCGGACGTGCCGGAACTCGCCCGCGGCAAGGCTGGACGCTTGATTGGCAACCTCACCGGCCTTTTGTCCACGCTGAAAGCGATGCCGCTGGCGTACAACCGCGACCTGCAGGAGGACAAGGAGCCGCTGGTGGACTCGGTGACCCAGCTGTCCATTCTCTTGCCGGCGTTTACCGGGCTGGTGTCCACGTTGACCTTCCACGAGGACCGTATGCGCGAGCTGGCCCCGGCAGGGTTCACGCTGGCGACGGATCTGGCCGAGTGGATGGTGCGCCAGGGCGTGCCGTTCCGCGAGGCCCACGAGGCGTCCGGCGCCTGCGTGCGCATCGCGGAATCCCGCGGCGTGGATCTGGTCGATCTGACGGATGAGGAACTGCAAAGCGTAGATAAGCGTCTGCTGCCTGAGGTCCGGGAGGTGCTCACCGTTGACGGTGCGGTGGCATCCCGCGACACCCGCGGCGGCACCGCGCGCCCGCGAGTGGAGGAGCAGCGCGAGCGTGTGCGCGAGGCGAACAACGCGGCGCGCGAGTGGGCGAAGACACCGGTGCGCTCGCAATAG
- a CDS encoding VWA domain-containing protein: MKRLLAAIAALMSLMLASCVSLGGDTSGSGSGADSGSGSGSPADLTIVAATELKDLQGLVDQAAQDLGFSIDMQFPGGTLDNSQTLKRGDFDGEVDATWFATNRYVNLIGATDKLDGETKIATSPVAFGVWEDSAKRLGWDTTQPTWAEFAQAAEAGEFSFGMTNPQASNSGFSALVAVATALADTGDAIAPADLERVGPRLKQLFQAQSMVSGSSGWLADAFVDDPERADAIVNYEATLHQMRQQGQPIEVVVPADGVISADYPLSALSQPKNADARERVEKLANWLLEHQPDIADTFRRPVTQVDNMPAEIADQQVIELPFPANEGVVDELLYAYDNSYRQPGTTTFVLDTSGSMEGERIASLKDIMHSLIDGSASTLTGDVSLRDRENVTLQSFDSRPNEPVTARFSHEDPASATKLTEYVDGLRASGSTAMYQTLLEALRETDPAGGIPSIVLLSDGEDTVGPRFSEFKEQYEQLPAAQRSVPVFVILYGDASEAEMRELAELTGGEVFDALGGDLAAAFKEIRGFQ, from the coding sequence GTGAAACGCCTACTCGCGGCCATCGCCGCCCTGATGTCGCTCATGCTCGCCTCGTGCGTCTCGCTCGGCGGCGACACCTCTGGCTCCGGCTCCGGCGCAGACTCCGGGTCGGGTTCTGGCAGCCCGGCGGATCTGACCATCGTCGCCGCGACAGAACTGAAAGACCTCCAAGGGCTGGTCGACCAGGCGGCTCAAGACCTCGGCTTCTCCATCGATATGCAGTTCCCCGGCGGCACCCTCGACAACTCGCAGACGCTCAAGCGCGGCGACTTCGACGGGGAAGTGGACGCCACCTGGTTCGCCACCAACCGCTACGTCAATCTCATCGGCGCCACCGACAAGCTGGACGGCGAGACGAAGATCGCCACCAGCCCCGTCGCGTTCGGCGTGTGGGAGGACAGCGCCAAGCGCCTCGGCTGGGACACTACGCAGCCCACGTGGGCGGAGTTCGCCCAGGCCGCAGAGGCTGGCGAGTTCAGCTTCGGCATGACCAACCCGCAGGCGTCCAACTCCGGGTTTTCCGCCCTGGTCGCCGTGGCCACCGCGTTGGCGGACACCGGCGACGCCATCGCGCCGGCCGATCTGGAGCGCGTCGGCCCGCGCCTCAAGCAGCTGTTCCAGGCCCAATCCATGGTTTCCGGGTCATCCGGCTGGTTGGCGGATGCGTTCGTCGACGACCCGGAGCGCGCGGACGCGATCGTCAATTACGAGGCCACGCTCCACCAGATGCGTCAGCAGGGCCAGCCCATCGAGGTTGTTGTTCCAGCGGATGGTGTGATCTCCGCGGATTACCCGCTGTCCGCGCTTTCGCAGCCGAAGAATGCGGACGCACGGGAGCGCGTCGAAAAGCTTGCGAATTGGCTCCTCGAGCACCAGCCCGACATCGCGGATACCTTCCGCAGGCCGGTGACGCAGGTGGACAACATGCCCGCGGAGATCGCGGACCAGCAGGTCATTGAGCTGCCGTTCCCCGCGAACGAAGGCGTGGTGGATGAGCTGCTTTACGCCTACGACAACTCCTACCGCCAGCCCGGCACCACCACCTTCGTGCTGGACACCTCGGGCTCGATGGAAGGCGAGCGCATCGCTTCGCTCAAGGACATCATGCATTCGCTTATCGACGGCTCCGCTTCCACCCTCACCGGCGACGTTTCCCTGCGCGACCGGGAGAACGTCACACTGCAGTCCTTCGACAGCAGGCCGAATGAGCCTGTCACGGCGCGGTTCTCCCACGAGGACCCGGCTTCGGCCACGAAGTTGACCGAGTACGTGGACGGGCTCCGCGCCAGCGGCTCCACCGCGATGTACCAGACGCTGCTGGAAGCGCTGCGCGAGACGGATCCGGCCGGCGGTATCCCGTCGATAGTCTTGCTCAGCGACGGCGAAGACACCGTGGGCCCGCGCTTCTCCGAGTTCAAGGAACAGTACGAGCAACTGCCGGCGGCGCAGCGGTCCGTGCCGGTGTTTGTGATTCTCTACGGCGACGCCAGCGAGGCGGAGATGCGCGAACTAGCGGAGCTGACCGGCGGTGAAGTGTTCGACGCGCTCGGCGGCGATCTCGCGGCGGCGTTTAAGGAGATCCGTGGCTTCCAATAA
- a CDS encoding Trm112 family protein — MSLDPKLLSVLACPKDKGPLEYNQEQQLLVNERLGIAYRIDDGIPVLLIDEAEPYTPAN; from the coding sequence ATGAGTCTGGATCCGAAGCTTCTCAGCGTCCTCGCGTGCCCCAAGGACAAGGGCCCGCTGGAGTACAACCAAGAGCAGCAGCTCTTGGTCAACGAACGCCTCGGAATTGCCTATCGCATTGACGACGGCATCCCGGTTCTGCTCATCGACGAGGCAGAGCCCTACACCCCAGCGAACTAG